The proteins below come from a single Fastidiosipila sanguinis genomic window:
- a CDS encoding lamin tail domain-containing protein produces the protein MKKSFLQKIFAVVLAISLSVSPLMTTVKAQEPAKSPLVISEIVPDTDNVSGSDAYEFFELKNVSNQSINMNDYILYYNNKDIWTLNEEIVLEPQEVLVVWILNGKNDKLTASDFNAYWGSELTQGDNLATINSGGFANGSQRDLEIYTKTWQLLNSVRYNHDDVKLVVKDGGIKYKYTGATSSEIISYDTKGSAGILEDNQIETSNYEFAGLKGELKVVAENLVKFNNNWQYKISLDSDNLILAGQLKIVGENETTISYPLSYVNGELIAEVPFQDVSGFKNFKAQAVLFDGVADTLTEELNVKVEQGEFDKTNVPSLIITELIPDTSNVNSADAYEYIEVTNNSDAKINFKDYQLLYNYPDDGPDSNVLWFQTREDLFVEPGASLVFWVKNGYNDELTVDDFNNHFNSNLTLNENIFEIFVGGMANGGPRGMYVKSNVGDVYSYVQYNMDGKEVTADRSIVYQYNTTTEAVEKVSNDALPTPGFVPEDIRSINSEYQAPQSEISVVDHTESSFDNDKDLTFAIEVSSDSEAIKTVELFIKDNTSTEFEAINVERSKDNPAVFSYSLDAIDLTGKDYYDYYYVLSDGTQEIKLEEKRVESKNKNNDGIRFNLESETYVNNSVFVSTTGDSLYLGAKDLTDKTHKSLNSEAKFVFETSQTDAFFKNAVAIGNDVIGVFDEGTYANWRTYTFDVPLAAIKPGETLQVDMHAGNKANVLEHNEENNDDFTVRNIRLILPNGYTLRAEGFEDPNKIILMGDSAGKIEILEAKFTLTDEMYNAIGTLIDTTELEDGTYELSSGKKDSSELTKINLHVDNNGPEININIEDNEEIRGEKDLKVSLTDKGIGLDEEKTRIYLDDNLVELPLTFDSTKDEAKSHTLKIVAQDKLGNEEVKEINFTIPEEQPTINNVSAKVVDNQIEFTIEGKDLQNDTMKAQIKLSKNYNLESPEVSVEKGRSNQAAVAEDKFAEDDINGLPYEVFTLDADENLNADDSLRINWVGESNNTKTFLYALNPETNSWDKLNAKMSKISESEVGLEATVAASTYANAENKVQVMVQNGEGFTPEQFEAGAPANQPTLAHITTSHADDTDRNAYDFTFAWESDTQYYNEDYVGNPNIVGKYQYQLDIHDWLIANRPRLNLQYLFHTGDIIDNADEIGQWTNADNAYKLLDDARLPYGVLAGNHDVDHLSNDYTNYGKYFGDFRFENKEHFAGSYKNNRGHYDLITVDGIDFIMMYMGWNINEAEINWMNNVLAKYPERVAILNFHEYLLASGGLGEQPQAIYNQVVKKNHNVKMIFSGHYHNAVTVPIELDDNGDGVNDRVVYQMLFDYQGLKKGGMGYIRLMHFDNDSKSIKVRTYSPSLDDYNAKDYPGINGEGIKGEETFTIPYADININPERKVLKTNSLDLSVDTNTVLAEVAELKSGEVATVKADIPEGAESISWFLELTDPYGAVEKSPVYVTNVESGETEMPEEPGDGEVTEPSDPSEPSEPSDPSEPENPIDPENPGDDSDNTNEEDVEKFKLVFALNEGTWADGSTEDKVIVADKGSIIEIPAAPVRDGYTFDYWKGSKYYPGDKYKVEEDHTFTAQWKLAENTDNTTKSPDNTTENNQKDKPEATKTGQSEDMLFVGGLMLLLAVALVARKKEGFEA, from the coding sequence ATGAAGAAAAGTTTTTTGCAGAAGATTTTTGCAGTAGTTTTGGCGATTAGCTTAAGCGTTAGTCCACTGATGACTACTGTCAAAGCTCAAGAACCAGCCAAAAGTCCATTAGTAATCTCAGAGATTGTTCCGGACACAGATAATGTATCTGGTTCTGATGCGTATGAGTTCTTTGAACTCAAGAATGTAAGTAATCAAAGTATTAACATGAACGATTACATTCTCTATTACAACAATAAGGACATTTGGACATTAAATGAGGAAATTGTTTTGGAGCCTCAAGAAGTTCTAGTAGTCTGGATTCTTAATGGTAAAAATGACAAGCTAACAGCTTCAGACTTTAATGCATATTGGGGTAGTGAGCTAACGCAGGGAGATAACCTAGCAACTATAAATAGTGGTGGTTTTGCTAATGGTAGCCAAAGAGATTTGGAAATTTATACCAAAACTTGGCAATTACTCAATTCTGTAAGATATAACCATGATGACGTGAAATTAGTAGTAAAAGACGGAGGCATCAAGTACAAGTATACTGGTGCAACAAGCTCAGAAATAATTTCTTATGATACAAAAGGCTCCGCTGGAATTCTAGAAGATAATCAAATAGAAACTTCCAACTATGAATTTGCAGGTCTAAAAGGTGAGCTAAAAGTAGTAGCCGAGAACCTTGTTAAATTCAATAATAATTGGCAATATAAAATTTCTCTAGACAGTGATAATTTAATTCTAGCTGGCCAATTAAAAATAGTTGGCGAAAATGAAACTACAATTTCTTACCCTCTAAGTTATGTGAATGGAGAATTAATAGCTGAAGTTCCATTCCAGGACGTTTCTGGATTTAAGAATTTTAAAGCACAAGCAGTATTATTCGACGGAGTTGCAGACACTCTTACCGAAGAATTGAATGTTAAAGTTGAGCAAGGAGAGTTTGACAAAACTAACGTTCCTTCACTAATAATTACTGAATTAATTCCTGACACAAGTAATGTAAATTCAGCAGATGCTTATGAATACATAGAAGTTACAAATAACTCAGATGCAAAAATTAATTTCAAGGATTATCAATTGCTATACAATTACCCAGATGATGGCCCAGATAGTAACGTTTTATGGTTCCAAACCAGGGAAGATCTATTTGTTGAACCAGGTGCATCTTTAGTATTCTGGGTAAAAAATGGCTATAACGACGAACTTACAGTTGACGATTTTAATAATCACTTCAATTCCAATCTAACACTCAATGAAAATATATTTGAAATTTTCGTTGGTGGTATGGCAAACGGCGGTCCTCGTGGAATGTATGTTAAGAGTAACGTTGGTGATGTTTATTCATACGTTCAATACAATATGGATGGCAAAGAAGTAACTGCCGATAGATCCATAGTTTATCAATACAACACAACAACAGAAGCTGTAGAAAAGGTATCAAATGATGCTTTGCCAACTCCAGGTTTCGTACCAGAAGATATCAGAAGTATTAATTCTGAATACCAAGCTCCTCAATCTGAGATAAGCGTAGTAGATCATACAGAGTCAAGCTTTGATAATGATAAAGATCTCACTTTTGCTATTGAAGTTTCATCAGATAGTGAAGCGATAAAAACAGTTGAATTATTTATTAAAGACAATACAAGTACTGAGTTCGAAGCTATTAATGTAGAAAGATCTAAAGATAATCCGGCTGTCTTCTCTTATAGTTTAGACGCTATAGATTTAACCGGTAAAGATTATTATGACTACTACTATGTACTAAGCGATGGTACTCAAGAAATAAAACTAGAAGAAAAAAGAGTTGAGTCTAAGAACAAAAATAATGATGGCATTAGATTCAATTTAGAATCAGAAACATATGTAAATAATTCAGTTTTCGTAAGTACCACTGGAGATAGCTTATATCTAGGTGCTAAAGATTTAACAGACAAAACTCACAAATCACTTAATTCTGAAGCAAAATTTGTCTTTGAAACAAGTCAAACAGATGCTTTCTTCAAGAATGCAGTAGCTATAGGAAATGATGTAATTGGCGTATTTGATGAAGGTACATATGCCAATTGGAGAACATATACATTTGATGTACCTTTAGCAGCGATTAAGCCTGGAGAAACACTACAAGTAGATATGCATGCAGGTAACAAGGCTAATGTCTTGGAACACAACGAAGAGAATAATGATGACTTCACAGTAAGAAATATTCGTTTGATTTTGCCTAATGGTTATACATTACGAGCTGAAGGTTTCGAAGATCCTAATAAGATTATTCTAATGGGAGATTCAGCTGGAAAAATAGAGATTTTAGAAGCAAAATTCACTTTAACAGATGAAATGTACAACGCCATTGGTACTCTAATAGATACAACAGAATTAGAAGATGGTACTTATGAGTTAAGTTCTGGCAAAAAAGACTCTTCTGAACTTACAAAAATTAATTTACATGTAGACAACAACGGTCCAGAGATAAATATTAATATAGAAGACAATGAGGAAATTAGAGGCGAAAAAGACTTAAAAGTTTCCTTGACAGATAAAGGTATTGGTCTAGATGAAGAGAAGACAAGAATTTATCTAGATGACAATTTGGTCGAACTACCTTTGACCTTCGATTCAACAAAAGACGAAGCTAAGAGCCATACATTAAAAATAGTTGCTCAAGATAAATTAGGCAATGAAGAAGTTAAAGAAATAAACTTCACAATTCCAGAAGAACAGCCAACAATCAACAATGTAAGCGCTAAGGTCGTAGACAATCAGATCGAATTTACTATCGAGGGTAAAGACCTTCAAAATGACACAATGAAAGCTCAAATTAAATTGTCCAAGAACTATAATTTAGAGTCCCCAGAAGTGAGTGTCGAAAAAGGTAGAAGTAATCAAGCAGCAGTAGCAGAAGATAAATTCGCCGAAGATGATATCAATGGATTGCCATACGAAGTGTTTACCTTGGATGCTGACGAGAACCTAAATGCTGATGATAGTCTAAGAATTAATTGGGTTGGAGAGAGTAATAATACTAAGACTTTCTTATATGCTCTAAATCCAGAGACTAATTCATGGGACAAACTCAACGCTAAGATGAGCAAGATCTCAGAGTCAGAAGTTGGATTAGAAGCAACAGTTGCAGCAAGCACTTATGCTAATGCAGAGAACAAAGTACAAGTAATGGTACAAAATGGTGAAGGTTTCACTCCAGAACAGTTCGAAGCAGGTGCACCAGCAAATCAGCCTACACTTGCTCACATTACAACATCTCACGCTGATGATACTGATAGAAATGCATATGATTTTACCTTTGCTTGGGAATCAGATACTCAATACTATAATGAAGATTACGTAGGAAATCCTAATATAGTCGGTAAATACCAATATCAATTAGATATTCATGATTGGCTAATTGCGAATAGACCAAGACTTAACTTGCAATATCTATTCCACACAGGAGATATTATTGATAATGCAGATGAGATAGGTCAATGGACAAATGCAGATAATGCTTATAAATTGCTAGATGACGCTAGACTTCCTTATGGAGTTTTGGCAGGAAACCATGACGTAGATCATTTAAGCAATGACTATACCAACTATGGAAAATATTTCGGAGACTTCAGATTTGAAAACAAAGAGCACTTTGCTGGCTCATACAAGAACAATCGTGGTCACTATGATTTAATCACTGTTGACGGTATCGACTTTATCATGATGTACATGGGTTGGAATATTAATGAAGCAGAGATAAACTGGATGAATAATGTCCTAGCTAAATATCCTGAGAGAGTAGCGATCTTGAACTTCCACGAATACTTATTGGCAAGTGGTGGATTAGGTGAACAACCTCAAGCTATTTATAATCAAGTAGTTAAGAAGAACCACAATGTAAAAATGATCTTTTCTGGTCACTACCACAATGCTGTTACTGTTCCAATTGAGCTTGACGATAATGGTGATGGCGTAAATGACAGAGTAGTTTACCAAATGCTATTTGACTATCAAGGATTGAAGAAAGGTGGTATGGGATATATTAGACTCATGCACTTTGATAATGATTCTAAGTCAATTAAAGTAAGAACTTACTCCCCAAGTCTAGATGATTACAATGCTAAAGATTATCCAGGAATTAATGGTGAAGGTATTAAAGGCGAAGAGACATTCACTATCCCTTATGCCGATATAAATATTAATCCAGAGAGAAAAGTTCTCAAGACAAACTCATTAGATTTGAGTGTAGATACTAATACAGTTCTTGCAGAAGTTGCTGAACTTAAGAGTGGTGAGGTCGCTACTGTTAAAGCAGATATACCTGAAGGAGCAGAAAGTATTAGTTGGTTCTTGGAGCTAACAGATCCTTATGGTGCAGTTGAAAAGAGTCCTGTTTATGTAACTAACGTAGAAAGTGGCGAGACTGAAATGCCGGAAGAACCTGGCGATGGTGAAGTTACTGAACCAAGTGACCCAAGTGAGCCGAGTGAACCTAGTGACCCAAGTGAGCCAGAGAATCCAATCGACCCAGAAAATCCGGGAGATGATAGTGACAACACTAACGAAGAGGATGTTGAGAAGTTTAAACTAGTCTTCGCACTAAATGAAGGTACATGGGCAGATGGATCTACTGAGGATAAAGTAATTGTTGCTGATAAAGGAAGCATAATAGAAATTCCTGCAGCTCCAGTAAGAGATGGTTATACATTTGATTACTGGAAAGGCTCTAAGTATTATCCAGGAGATAAATATAAGGTTGAAGAAGATCATACTTTCACAGCCCAATGGAAATTGGCAGAAAATACAGACAATACTACAAAATCTCCAGATAACACAACAGAGAATAATCAAAAAGATAAGCCAGAGGCAACAAAGACTGGACAATCAGAAGATATGCTATTTGTAGGTGGATTAATGTTGTTACTTGCTGTAGCTTTGGTAGCTAGAAAAAAGGAAGGTTTTGAAGCCTAA
- a CDS encoding carbohydrate ABC transporter permease produces MVAKKVLTKSAKVLFSIILIIWSIFPIYWMFTLAFRSASELSGNLSILPKSFSLDNFAVLFTKHNFLVALKNSITVTLVSLIISLFIGVPASYLLSRTRFKFKLRNVSLFWVLLVRVIPPIAFAIPLYFIFNSLGWSNTIWPLILANVLLNLPLIIWYLLTAVDGLSESIEESARIDGANEYQIFSEIVLPRLMPAISAVAILSFMTSWNEYLFAVIFTRKPDNFTVPLLLSTMNSEQELTQWGQVGAAGVISIIPVLVFVIFAQKLLKENISAGAVKG; encoded by the coding sequence ATGGTAGCAAAAAAAGTTTTAACTAAATCTGCAAAAGTTTTATTTTCTATTATTTTAATTATCTGGAGCATTTTCCCAATCTATTGGATGTTTACCTTGGCATTTAGATCAGCGTCTGAGCTAAGTGGCAATTTAAGCATATTACCAAAAAGTTTTTCGCTAGATAATTTTGCAGTACTTTTCACTAAGCACAATTTCTTAGTTGCACTTAAAAATAGTATTACAGTTACATTAGTTTCACTAATAATTTCCCTATTCATAGGCGTTCCTGCAAGTTATCTACTATCCAGAACAAGATTCAAATTTAAATTAAGAAATGTCTCACTATTTTGGGTCTTGCTTGTAAGAGTTATTCCTCCAATAGCCTTTGCTATACCTTTATACTTTATTTTTAATAGCTTAGGCTGGAGTAATACTATTTGGCCATTAATTTTAGCAAATGTACTCTTAAATTTACCGTTGATTATCTGGTATTTATTAACTGCTGTAGATGGCCTATCTGAATCAATTGAAGAGAGTGCGAGAATTGATGGAGCGAATGAGTACCAAATTTTTTCCGAGATTGTTTTACCAAGACTTATGCCTGCTATATCAGCAGTTGCAATACTTTCGTTTATGACAAGCTGGAATGAGTATTTATTTGCAGTTATATTTACACGTAAGCCAGATAATTTCACTGTACCTCTGCTCTTATCGACAATGAATAGTGAGCAGGAATTGACTCAATGGGGACAAGTTGGCGCAGCTGGAGTTATATCAATAATACCAGTACTTGTGTTCGTTATTTTTGCCCAGAAATTACTTAAGGAGAATATATCAGCAGGTGCGGTTAAAGGATAG
- a CDS encoding extracellular solute-binding protein translates to MLKNIGKKVLASGLALVLGLATVACDSKESASGTSDGNGATLSIAARGGSHVDAINAVKDAFEKDHNVKIEVTGYENADLKTNIMLDSSNNTGDFDLVMLDDPWIPEMTQANILYNLTEHKYEPDPDFIQASMDIGKAPHATGDQFALPFAGNVMLLFYNTEMVKDAPTSWEGVLDLANQVKSDGKLGYVIRGQQGNPIVSDWLPIFWANGGDVFDKDWKATVNNEAGIEALKLYIELLNSGANYEKNDLVSSVADGNAAMALGWPSWFVTDEGATAAYAPIPGKFSEASEEHPAGLIGNWFMGVTANSGNKDIAVELLKYLTSAESQKEMAKVGGVPTRTSVLNDAELVEANPHFPTLAEGTEKSKVRPRTEKWGECEEALGAELSAAVTGAKSVEQALADAEKEMNKIMGK, encoded by the coding sequence ATGTTGAAAAACATAGGAAAGAAGGTATTAGCTTCAGGTTTAGCGTTAGTGCTAGGACTTGCTACTGTAGCTTGTGACTCTAAAGAATCAGCTTCAGGCACAAGTGATGGCAATGGAGCGACATTATCAATAGCAGCTAGAGGTGGTTCACACGTAGATGCTATTAATGCTGTCAAAGATGCTTTTGAGAAGGATCACAATGTAAAGATAGAAGTTACTGGTTATGAGAACGCAGACCTCAAAACAAATATTATGTTAGACAGCTCTAACAATACAGGGGACTTTGACTTAGTAATGCTAGATGACCCTTGGATTCCAGAGATGACACAAGCTAATATTTTATATAACTTAACTGAACATAAATATGAGCCGGATCCTGACTTTATCCAGGCAAGTATGGATATTGGTAAAGCTCCACACGCTACTGGGGATCAATTTGCCTTACCTTTCGCCGGTAACGTTATGTTGTTGTTCTATAACACAGAAATGGTTAAAGATGCTCCAACTTCATGGGAAGGAGTTCTAGACTTAGCAAATCAAGTTAAATCTGACGGTAAGTTAGGATATGTAATTCGTGGTCAACAAGGAAACCCAATTGTTTCAGACTGGTTGCCAATTTTCTGGGCAAATGGTGGTGATGTATTTGACAAGGACTGGAAAGCTACAGTTAATAATGAGGCTGGTATTGAAGCATTAAAACTTTACATCGAACTTCTAAACTCAGGTGCAAACTATGAGAAAAATGACTTGGTTTCATCAGTTGCAGATGGAAACGCAGCAATGGCATTAGGTTGGCCATCCTGGTTCGTAACTGACGAAGGTGCAACAGCAGCATATGCTCCAATTCCAGGTAAGTTCTCAGAAGCTAGTGAAGAACATCCAGCAGGTTTGATCGGAAACTGGTTCATGGGTGTAACAGCAAATTCAGGAAACAAAGATATAGCAGTTGAGTTATTAAAATACTTAACGTCAGCAGAAAGCCAAAAAGAAATGGCAAAAGTAGGTGGTGTACCTACAAGAACATCAGTTCTAAATGATGCAGAATTAGTAGAAGCAAATCCTCACTTCCCGACTTTAGCAGAAGGAACAGAGAAATCTAAGGTTCGTCCTCGTACAGAGAAATGGGGAGAATGTGAAGAAGCTCTAGGTGCTGAGCTGTCCGCTGCAGTTACAGGTGCAAAATCAGTAGAACAAGCACTTGCAGATGCAGAAAAAGAAATGAACAAAATAATGGGCAAATAG
- the mgtE gene encoding magnesium transporter, with product MENSTYTAESLKALQAHINTMDPVDLAEEFRDLTMTEIAVRMKIMNKDLLADTFALLPSEQKQEIIESLSDEKTMSLIQDLDEDELVDTLQELPANMVRRIMNYLVDDVRRPVINKLLGYPEDSVGSIMSVNFMAVKKNVSPTQALQKIMSSDLDANRLEQIWVTDESLVLIGYVYLADLLRNQDAHLVDLLNSFPASVLATDDQEDAAKIAQKYDISEIPVTDSEGRLVGFIPAEWAIDILHEEYEEDMANIHGIQESDDSPVPYLEKSSFRMAKDRTTWLIICLITATFTGFIIHRYEDLLSAAVVLTSYIPMLMDSGGNAGTQASTTVIRALYAGEVGFKDTLRVILKESTIGLMTGGALVAVNIVRMLILEDVNLAVNLTVGITLLITIVLSKVIGGIMPLIADKFNIDPTVMAGPIITTIVDTMVLLIYFEVASFLIF from the coding sequence ATGGAAAATTCAACATACACTGCAGAGTCACTAAAAGCACTACAAGCTCACATTAATACAATGGACCCTGTTGACTTAGCTGAAGAGTTCCGTGATTTAACCATGACAGAAATTGCTGTCAGGATGAAAATCATGAACAAAGATCTTTTGGCCGACACGTTCGCTCTTTTACCATCTGAGCAAAAACAAGAAATCATCGAATCTTTATCTGATGAGAAAACAATGTCCCTTATCCAAGATTTGGATGAAGACGAACTTGTTGATACTTTGCAAGAATTACCAGCAAACATGGTTAGAAGAATCATGAATTACTTGGTAGATGACGTCCGTCGACCAGTCATTAATAAATTATTGGGCTACCCAGAAGATAGCGTTGGCTCGATAATGTCAGTTAACTTCATGGCTGTGAAGAAAAACGTTTCTCCTACACAAGCATTACAAAAAATCATGAGTTCCGATTTGGATGCTAACCGTTTGGAGCAAATCTGGGTAACAGATGAATCTTTGGTATTGATTGGTTATGTTTACTTAGCTGACTTATTGCGTAATCAAGATGCACATTTAGTAGATTTATTAAACTCTTTCCCTGCAAGTGTTTTGGCTACAGATGACCAAGAAGACGCCGCAAAAATCGCACAAAAATATGATATTTCAGAGATCCCTGTTACTGACTCCGAAGGTAGATTAGTCGGTTTCATCCCAGCTGAGTGGGCGATCGACATCCTGCACGAAGAGTATGAAGAGGATATGGCTAACATCCACGGTATTCAAGAATCTGATGATAGTCCGGTACCTTACCTAGAAAAATCAAGTTTCCGTATGGCCAAAGACAGAACAACTTGGCTAATCATATGTCTAATAACTGCAACATTCACCGGTTTCATCATTCATCGCTATGAAGACTTACTTTCAGCTGCTGTTGTACTAACATCATACATTCCAATGCTAATGGACTCTGGTGGTAATGCCGGAACTCAAGCATCTACAACAGTTATTCGAGCCTTGTACGCTGGGGAAGTTGGTTTTAAAGACACATTAAGAGTAATACTAAAAGAATCTACCATTGGTTTAATGACTGGTGGTGCACTCGTTGCTGTTAATATTGTACGTATGCTAATTCTAGAAGATGTTAATCTAGCAGTTAACTTAACAGTTGGTATTACACTATTAATTACAATTGTTTTATCCAAAGTTATTGGTGGTATCATGCCTCTAATTGCTGATAAATTCAATATTGACCCAACAGTTATGGCTGGACCAATCATTACAACTATCGTTGATACAATGGTTCTACTTATCTACTTCGAAGTTGCTAGCTTCTTGATATTCTAG
- a CDS encoding carbohydrate ABC transporter permease has translation MISDHIAITEFQEDNQLAKIKEINQNPSKQRSYVMGQKIKDRLFTYSMIWPALLTLIFVSIVPIIAIINTSLTNLNLIKMNNGAEEFIRFENYKTIFQDSNFWQSIEVTVKFTLIAVFTQLALGMLMAVFVHKQRKGIWGSAIKIILLLPNLCPPISMILIWQTMYSNNYGVINQILNALGIGSVNWLQDINVAFFAVLIVDIWQYAPFVYLLLYTSLTQFPKEMEEAANIDGASSWQMFKYITLPYLGKTLGIVALLRTIDTFRLFDKVNVLTGGGPYNSTRTITMYIYQTGIDRFELGMASASSILMTIVVLILAIPYLRSNFQNIRRSSR, from the coding sequence ATGATAAGTGACCACATAGCAATAACTGAGTTCCAAGAGGATAATCAGTTAGCTAAAATTAAAGAAATTAACCAAAACCCCTCCAAGCAAAGGTCGTATGTAATGGGTCAAAAAATTAAAGATCGTCTTTTTACATATTCAATGATATGGCCAGCTTTATTAACTTTGATATTTGTCTCGATTGTACCAATTATTGCAATAATTAATACAAGCTTGACTAATTTAAACTTAATAAAAATGAATAATGGAGCAGAAGAGTTTATAAGATTTGAGAATTATAAAACAATTTTTCAGGATAGTAATTTCTGGCAAAGTATTGAAGTAACAGTTAAATTTACACTGATTGCCGTGTTTACACAACTTGCATTGGGAATGTTGATGGCAGTTTTTGTACATAAACAGAGAAAAGGTATTTGGGGAAGTGCAATAAAGATTATCTTGCTTTTGCCAAACCTTTGCCCACCTATTTCAATGATCTTAATCTGGCAAACAATGTACAGTAATAATTATGGTGTTATTAACCAGATCCTTAATGCATTAGGAATAGGATCTGTTAACTGGTTACAAGATATTAATGTTGCCTTCTTTGCTGTTTTGATTGTTGACATTTGGCAATATGCTCCATTTGTATATTTATTGTTATACACCTCTTTGACACAATTTCCTAAAGAAATGGAAGAAGCAGCTAACATAGATGGTGCTAGTTCATGGCAGATGTTTAAGTATATTACTTTGCCATATCTAGGGAAAACCCTTGGAATAGTTGCTCTCTTGAGAACAATTGATACATTTAGGTTATTTGACAAGGTTAATGTTTTGACCGGTGGTGGTCCATACAACTCAACCAGGACAATCACAATGTATATTTATCAGACAGGCATTGATAGATTCGAGCTAGGCATGGCTTCAGCAAGTAGTATTTTAATGACAATAGTTGTCTTGATCCTAGCTATCCCATACTTACGTTCGAATTTCCAAAACATAAGGAGAAGCAGTAGGTAG
- a CDS encoding inositol monophosphatase family protein — protein MLDINELIEIVKKDGEFLKSAVLKSSDVHEKEGHVNFVTKYDMASQKYLQEEFAKRWPDYNFIGEEEPIAKQLTDKPAFIVDPIDGTSNFMYGVPNSAISVAVVEDKETVQGIVYNFFTDELFTAEKGKGAYLNGERIYAPERPLEGTLCAVGTAPYYDELRGGTLNLIEQILEYCDIRRMGAAALDFCYVACGRFSAFIELTMQAWDYAAGYLICEEAGAIVSDINGNGIKPLGESSIVVGNPVAYKEFFEKIDLSLVK, from the coding sequence ATGTTAGATATAAATGAATTAATAGAAATAGTAAAAAAAGATGGTGAATTCTTGAAATCAGCAGTACTAAAGAGCTCTGATGTACATGAGAAAGAAGGTCATGTGAACTTTGTAACAAAATATGACATGGCTAGTCAAAAGTATTTGCAAGAGGAATTTGCTAAGCGTTGGCCAGATTACAATTTCATTGGCGAAGAAGAACCTATAGCTAAGCAATTGACAGATAAGCCAGCTTTCATAGTGGACCCAATAGATGGAACTAGCAACTTCATGTATGGAGTTCCTAATTCAGCCATTAGTGTTGCAGTAGTTGAGGATAAAGAGACTGTTCAAGGAATTGTCTATAACTTTTTTACAGATGAATTGTTTACGGCTGAGAAGGGTAAGGGCGCTTATCTAAATGGTGAGAGAATTTATGCACCGGAGAGACCGTTAGAAGGAACTCTATGTGCTGTGGGTACAGCCCCATACTATGATGAGTTAAGAGGTGGTACACTGAATTTGATTGAACAGATTCTGGAATATTGTGACATTAGAAGGATGGGTGCGGCAGCTTTAGACTTCTGCTATGTAGCTTGTGGAAGGTTTTCTGCTTTTATCGAATTAACAATGCAAGCCTGGGATTATGCGGCTGGATATCTTATCTGCGAAGAAGCAGGAGCTATTGTCAGTGATATTAATGGTAATGGGATTAAACCTTTAGGCGAAAGTAGTATTGTTGTTGGTAATCCAGTAGCTTATAAAGAATTCTTCGAAAAAATTGATTTGAGTTTGGTTAAATAA